In Flammeovirgaceae bacterium 311, one DNA window encodes the following:
- a CDS encoding phosphoribulokinase/uridine kinase (COG0572 Uridine kinase): protein MKQPYIVGITGGSASGKTFFLRELLRNFTPAEVCLVSQDNYYRPRHEQPIDENGIQNFDTPQSIDHVQYAQDLITLKEGQTVIRQEYTFNNPNAVPKQLEFHPAPVIVVEGIFVFYFPDLTRHLDLKIFIEAEEHIKLSRRITRDKVERGYDLEDVLYRYERHVAPTYNKYIKPFRSDADLVVPNNDGFDNALEVITTFIKSKVS from the coding sequence ATGAAACAGCCGTACATAGTAGGAATAACAGGGGGAAGCGCTTCGGGTAAAACCTTTTTCCTGCGGGAGTTGCTCCGGAATTTTACACCCGCAGAGGTATGCCTGGTTTCGCAGGATAACTACTACAGGCCACGCCACGAACAGCCAATAGATGAAAACGGCATTCAGAACTTCGATACACCTCAATCAATAGATCATGTGCAGTATGCGCAGGACCTGATTACCCTAAAGGAAGGACAGACCGTTATTCGCCAGGAGTACACTTTCAATAACCCCAATGCGGTACCCAAACAGCTGGAGTTCCATCCGGCACCGGTGATTGTGGTAGAGGGTATTTTTGTTTTCTACTTTCCCGATCTTACGCGCCACCTGGATTTAAAAATTTTTATAGAGGCCGAAGAGCATATTAAACTAAGCAGGCGGATTACGCGCGATAAAGTGGAGCGTGGCTATGACCTGGAAGATGTGCTTTACCGCTACGAACGGCATGTTGCCCCTACTTATAACAAATATATCAAGCCATTCAGGAGCGATGCCGATCTGGTGGTGCCCAATAATGATGGATTTGATAACGCACTGGAGGTAATTACCACATTTATAAAATCTAAGGTGTCATGA
- a CDS encoding trka-n domain protein (COG0569 K+ transport systems, NAD-binding component) — protein MINRFAVIGLGQFGMSIARTLAARGAEVLAIDVLLDKVEFVKDEVAHAVAMDTTDVKALIAQNIQDMDAVVVAIGENFEGLLLTTVLLQDLGVRRIIARAASTQQRMILEKMGVSEILSPEETVGKTVAETLLHPNMKSFLPLADDYEIVEIQTPKRVVNRTVREIGLRQKYNLNLITVKRVFEEERDGRVNEVEHIIGVPQGDTVLYDSDIMILLGKEQDVNKFMEVNK, from the coding sequence ATGATCAACCGCTTTGCTGTAATTGGTCTGGGCCAGTTTGGTATGTCGATTGCCCGTACCCTGGCCGCCAGGGGTGCCGAAGTGCTGGCCATTGATGTGCTGCTCGATAAAGTGGAGTTTGTAAAAGATGAAGTAGCCCATGCCGTAGCCATGGACACTACAGATGTAAAGGCGCTGATCGCACAAAATATTCAGGACATGGATGCGGTGGTGGTAGCCATAGGCGAGAACTTTGAAGGCCTGCTGCTTACCACGGTGCTGCTGCAGGATCTTGGGGTGAGGCGCATTATTGCGCGGGCAGCCTCTACACAGCAGCGCATGATCCTGGAAAAAATGGGGGTGAGCGAAATTCTTTCTCCGGAAGAAACAGTAGGCAAAACCGTAGCAGAAACGCTGCTGCACCCCAACATGAAATCTTTTCTGCCGCTGGCAGATGATTATGAGATCGTAGAAATACAAACCCCCAAACGCGTGGTAAACAGAACGGTACGCGAAATTGGTCTGCGCCAAAAATATAATCTTAACTTGATTACCGTAAAAAGGGTGTTTGAAGAGGAACGCGATGGCCGTGTAAACGAAGTAGAACACATCATAGGCGTGCCCCAGGGTGATACGGTACTCTACGATTCTGACATCATGATTCTGCTGGGAAAAGAGCAGGACGTAAATAAATTCATGGAAGTGAACAAATAA
- a CDS encoding bifunctional preprotein translocase subunit SecD/SecF (COG0342 Preprotein translocase subunit SecD), which translates to MNNKGLVVVLTVVVTLLCLYYLSFTFVSRQVQQKATAHATLPDGSISYSKKQSYLDSVWHEPVYNFLGMEYTYQEVKQTELNLGLDLQGGMNVTLEISPVEVIKGLASNPNDPTLQKAINYARERQRESQASFVELFREGWQQSAAGRPLRDAFFTAANRNVITSQTSDDAVVNFLNEKVENAISTSFEILRTRVDRFGTSQPNIQRLQGSGRILVELPGVDNPERVRKLLQGTAKLEFLEVVEIQEYYQTLAAINSLIVEENRANASTTAANRQTPQPAVTSTDTSATVSGDDDLASQLATADTTAAADSLGMQMSPLFSLNRSQASLLYSVRDTAQINRILNRPDVKNLMPSNLSFVWDVKGFRPEGGGDPMLSLYAVQRERGGRAPLTGEVIERARQDFNERGQPEVVMVMNSDGARTWKRITANNIGQRIAIVLDNYVYSAPVVQSEIPGGVSSISVGGDRNDPTAAIQEAQDLANILEAGALPAPARIVEEAIVGPTLGEMARNQGILSIVAGLGLVVIFIVAYYSKGGLVANIALLFNIFFIFGILANLGAALTLPGIAGIVLTIGMSIDANVLIFERIREELRSGLSLKAAINKGYQKAYSSIIDANVTTLLVAIVLYVMGQGPVKGFAITLIIGILCSLFSAVLITRVIIDWMTAKGDASKMSFDTPLSRNLFKGGDINFMGMRKKAYVFSGVVIAAGLLALVLNNGLNMGVDFTGGRTYVVSFDEPVSPTQLKLDLADNFGGAGTEVKTYGANNVLKVTTSYLIDVEEEESDNQVQAALVQGVEEATGKRYVQDGASVSQGQFSIVSSSKVGATIADDIKEASWEAGLFSLIIMFLYILIRFRGWQFSTGALLALVHDVAITLGAFAIAGALGMTYEVDQVFVAAILTVIGYSINDTVVVFDRIREEVGNRYNKSTLLNTFNSAINSTLNRTLMTSVTTLVVVLILFLFGGEVLRGFSFALLVGILVGTYSSIFVASPIAADLLARSNDEAEVAKPATPVRQKA; encoded by the coding sequence ATGAATAACAAAGGTTTAGTAGTTGTGCTTACCGTTGTGGTAACGCTGCTATGTTTGTATTATCTTTCTTTTACCTTCGTTTCGCGCCAGGTACAACAGAAAGCCACTGCCCATGCCACCCTGCCCGATGGCAGCATTAGCTATAGCAAAAAGCAAAGCTATCTTGATTCGGTATGGCACGAGCCTGTTTACAACTTCCTGGGTATGGAATATACCTATCAGGAGGTAAAACAAACCGAACTTAACCTGGGTCTTGACTTACAGGGCGGTATGAACGTTACGCTCGAGATTTCTCCTGTGGAGGTAATCAAAGGCCTGGCTTCTAACCCCAATGATCCTACCCTGCAGAAGGCTATTAACTATGCCCGCGAAAGACAAAGAGAAAGCCAGGCAAGCTTTGTTGAGCTGTTCCGTGAAGGATGGCAGCAGAGTGCAGCCGGCCGCCCCTTAAGGGATGCTTTCTTTACTGCAGCCAACAGAAACGTTATTACCTCACAGACTTCTGATGATGCAGTGGTAAACTTTCTTAATGAGAAGGTAGAAAATGCCATCAGCACTTCTTTTGAAATTCTGCGTACCCGTGTTGACCGCTTCGGTACATCACAGCCTAACATTCAGCGCCTGCAGGGTTCCGGCCGCATTCTGGTAGAACTTCCAGGTGTAGACAACCCCGAGCGTGTGCGCAAGCTGTTGCAGGGAACTGCCAAGCTGGAGTTCCTGGAAGTGGTAGAAATACAGGAGTACTACCAGACCCTGGCTGCCATCAATAGCCTTATTGTAGAAGAAAACCGCGCAAATGCCAGCACAACTGCAGCCAACAGGCAAACTCCACAGCCGGCTGTTACAAGTACAGATACATCAGCTACTGTTTCAGGAGATGATGACCTGGCTTCTCAGCTGGCCACTGCCGATACCACAGCAGCTGCAGACTCTCTGGGTATGCAAATGTCTCCCCTGTTTTCTCTTAACCGTTCACAGGCGTCGCTGCTGTACAGTGTGCGCGACACCGCACAGATCAACAGAATCTTAAACCGTCCGGATGTTAAGAATCTGATGCCTTCCAACCTAAGTTTTGTTTGGGATGTAAAAGGTTTCAGGCCTGAAGGCGGCGGAGACCCGATGCTGTCTCTGTATGCCGTTCAGCGTGAGCGCGGCGGCCGTGCCCCATTAACCGGAGAGGTAATTGAGCGTGCCCGCCAGGACTTTAACGAGCGTGGCCAGCCGGAAGTGGTGATGGTGATGAACAGCGACGGTGCCCGTACCTGGAAAAGAATCACGGCTAACAACATTGGCCAGCGTATTGCCATTGTTCTTGATAACTATGTTTACTCTGCGCCAGTAGTACAGTCTGAAATTCCCGGTGGCGTTTCTTCAATTTCTGTAGGCGGCGACAGAAACGATCCTACTGCAGCCATACAGGAAGCACAGGACCTTGCCAACATTCTGGAAGCCGGTGCACTTCCTGCTCCTGCCAGAATTGTAGAAGAGGCCATTGTAGGTCCAACACTGGGAGAAATGGCCCGTAACCAGGGTATTCTTTCTATTGTAGCCGGTCTGGGACTGGTGGTTATCTTTATTGTAGCTTACTACTCTAAAGGTGGTCTGGTAGCAAACATTGCCCTGCTCTTCAACATCTTCTTTATCTTTGGTATTCTGGCTAACCTGGGCGCTGCCCTAACCCTGCCGGGTATTGCAGGTATCGTACTTACCATTGGTATGTCTATAGACGCCAACGTACTGATATTCGAACGTATACGGGAGGAACTTCGAAGTGGCCTCAGCCTGAAGGCGGCTATCAACAAAGGTTATCAGAAAGCTTACAGCTCTATTATAGACGCCAACGTAACCACTTTGCTGGTTGCCATTGTACTGTACGTAATGGGGCAGGGCCCGGTTAAAGGCTTTGCCATTACCCTGATCATTGGTATTCTTTGCTCACTTTTCTCAGCAGTATTGATTACCCGCGTAATCATCGACTGGATGACTGCAAAAGGCGATGCAAGCAAAATGTCATTCGACACCCCGCTTTCCCGTAACCTGTTTAAAGGCGGCGACATCAACTTTATGGGTATGCGCAAAAAAGCGTATGTTTTCTCTGGTGTTGTGATAGCTGCTGGTCTGCTGGCACTGGTGCTGAATAATGGCCTTAACATGGGCGTTGACTTTACCGGTGGCCGTACCTACGTAGTAAGCTTCGATGAGCCTGTTTCTCCAACACAGCTCAAGCTGGACCTTGCTGACAACTTTGGCGGTGCCGGTACTGAAGTGAAGACCTATGGTGCCAACAACGTACTAAAGGTAACCACCAGCTACCTGATCGATGTAGAAGAGGAAGAGTCTGATAACCAGGTACAGGCTGCGCTGGTCCAGGGTGTTGAAGAAGCAACTGGCAAGCGTTATGTTCAGGATGGTGCCAGCGTTTCTCAAGGTCAGTTCTCGATTGTGAGCTCCTCTAAAGTAGGTGCTACCATTGCCGACGACATCAAGGAAGCATCCTGGGAAGCTGGTTTGTTCTCGCTGATCATTATGTTCCTTTACATCCTGATCCGTTTCCGTGGCTGGCAGTTTAGTACCGGTGCCCTGCTGGCCCTGGTGCACGATGTAGCCATTACCCTGGGTGCTTTTGCCATTGCCGGTGCCCTGGGCATGACCTACGAGGTTGACCAGGTATTTGTGGCCGCCATCCTGACGGTAATTGGTTACTCCATTAACGATACCGTGGTGGTGTTTGACCGTATCCGTGAAGAAGTAGGAAACCGCTACAACAAATCAACTTTGCTAAATACTTTTAACAGTGCCATTAACAGCACCCTGAACCGTACCTTGATGACCTCAGTGACTACCCTGGTGGTAGTGCTCATCCTGTTCCTGTTTGGTGGTGAGGTATTAAGAGGCTTCTCTTTTGCCCTGCTGGTAGGTATTCTGGTAGGTACCTATTCTTCTATATTCGTTGCTTCGCCAATTGCCGCAGATTTGCTGGCACGGAGTAATGACGAAGCAGAAGTTGCTAAACCTGCTACCCCGGTACGTCAGAAAGCATAA